The following nucleotide sequence is from Fibrobacter sp. UBA4297.
GACCAACCCGGAGTTGTTTCCTGATTCGGTACAAGGTAACCATTGCTTTCCGTTACCGTCTGGTAAGGCGTCATGGTCCAGGTGTAGCTTTTCCTGTTATTGTCCCACATGTCCTGTTCCCAGTAGGTGTCGCTTCCAAAATGCTGGTTCAGCAAATTCTTGATTTCGCCGGACCATTTTTTCATGTCAAGCATCGCAAGCCTTGCGCGGAATTCGGTAATGAGCCTGCGCACGCCCGCATCGCCCAGCCCCTTGTCGAGACCGTATGTTTCAAGCAGGTATTTGGTCTTACCGTAAGCGTTTCCGTAAATCCAGCGAACAGCCCCCGTACCAATCCACGTGCCGATAAACGTCGGGAAGATGTTGCTGTACTGCGAGCCACCCAGCAGGTAACGCTGATTCTTGCCGGTCACGCCACCGCCATCGGCGCCGCCACCAGGGCCACCGAAAGTGCCGTCAATCAGCCAGCCCGAATAAGTTTCAATTGGCATAAACGGCGCAATAACCGTCGCCGCATTCAGAAATCCCATACCGCTGTATACACCATCGCGGTGGCTGAACATATCCTGCTGAATCCAGGTGTTGCCCGCTTCCTGGAACCAGTGCGCATCCTTTGCGCCGGGGTAACCATTCGTCATCGAGTGAATTCCCTCATGAATCATCGCATCCATCTGCGCCACACGATCGTGGTAAGGGCAACTTGTATTGAAACTGTACAGCGGATAAAACGAGGCTGCCACGGCCGTGTAGCCTGCCACCCATGTTTGCCAGCCGCCCGTGGTGTCCGTCTTTGCGCCACCGGCACACGTACCCGAACCGTAGTAATAAATGGCGCTGTACTGGCCTTCTTGCGCTTGGGCATCCGGCGCCCATCCCATCTCATTGTACAAATACTCAAAGTCAGTATCGTACTTCTTGAGAATCGAATCAATCGTCACATCGGTAATGCGGCTGTCGCGATCCTTGCCCCAATAAAACGCCCACCACTTACCGGCCTTCTTTCCGGTAACGCCCGAACAATTGTTATTGAACTTGGTCGGCGGCTTGATTTCGCCTAGGTTCGATTTGGTATCGTAATCCAAATCTGAACGATAGCCGGGCCATGTGTAGGCATCGCCAGGTGCCGCGTAAACGTTAATGCTTAGGGCGAACGTCAAAGCCGTGCCCGGAATCCATCCCAAACAACTTTTTTGCATAACACACTCCATTTTTATGCTATTTAGAGAAATAATTTTTGGTGTGCCCTAGTGCAAGTTTTTAAGAAAAATGGAATGATTTTCTGTGTTAGAAACGTGTAAATGTGTAAGAAAAATTCATTGATTATGCTTGTTTAGTTATAATTTTGCTTAATTTCTTGATTTTTGTGTAAAAATATTATAGTTTAAAACCATGTGCATTGCGCTTGAACACTTGTTTGACTATGACGACTTCCGCAAGTTCCTGCAAGACTATTTTGAGGAACAGAAGAAAATGCGGTCGGTGTTTTCGCATCGATTTTTTGCAGCAAAGGCTGGCTTCAGTAGCTCTTCTTATTGTCTGAATGTTATCCGTGGCCGTTTCAATTTGACTCCGAAATCCATCGAAAAAATTTCAAAGGCGATGGAATTTGAACCGTTGCAAAAGACGTATTTTGAGGCGCTGGTGCAGTACAACCAGGCGCAACAAGTTGATGAGCGCGAAAATGCTTGGAATAAGATTGTCCAGATTCGCAAGCAGATAGAATTTACGCATGTCACGACGCGTGAACAGGGGTATTTTGAAAAGTGGTATTACCCGATTGTGCGCGAGTTGGCGGTATCGTCGGATTGGAAAGGTGACTACCGTGTGTTGGCGCGTTCGGTTGTGCCGCAGATAACGACGGACGAGGCACGCGATGCGGTGAAAATGCTGCTGGAATGGGGACTCTTGAAAAAAGAGGGTGAACGCTATGTTGAAACATCGCAAATGCTCGATGCTTCGGAAATTCCGCCAATGGCGTTGCGACGCATCCGTCATGAATATATGCAGCATGCGATGGGCGCCGTGGAATCTATGCCCAAAAACGAGCGCTTTGCGGCGTTCACGACTCTTGCGATGAGCGAAAAATCCTACAATTATGCGGTAGAGGTGCTGGAAGAAGCCCGCAAGAAGATTATTGCCCGTGCGGCTAATGATTCGGAAGTGGAACGCGTTTACGAAATGATGCTTGTGGCGTTCCCGATGAGCAAGAAAATAGGGAAGGAGGCGGAAAATGAAAAATAGGCGAGTTTATCCAAAGTTGTCGCGTAATTGCGCTGCGTGCGTGATGTCGCTTGCGTTTTCTTTGACGTTCCTGGCTTGCTCGGATAGCGATGATGTCGCCGGTGGAGTGACCGATATCGGAAATTCAATTGCGGATTTGTCTGATACGCTGAGGTATTCCGGTGTAGTGCAGGACTTGCAGGGGCGTGCTGTTCCTGCTGCGCGTGTCGTTGCCTACTTGGATAATTCGAAAGAAATTGTGGATTCGCTTGAAACGGTCGCTGATTCTACAGGGTTCTTTAAGCTAGGTCCGATTTCGAGGATTTCGGCGAAAGGTTCTCCGCGTTTCTATGCGGAATCCAAAGGACTGTCCGGTTTGCGTGGCGATGGACTCTCTGACGTAAGGTTGGATACGATTTGCATTGCTGCGCACAAAACTTTAAGTGGAAAAATTGCCGACGCGACATCTGGTTATATGCGCATTCAGGGAACTCATTTGCGTTCTCCTATCAGTGAAGATGGTTCGTTTGCATTTGATTCTATCCCGGCGGGCTATAGAATGGATCTTGTGTACGTGCGAGGTGATTCGGCAATTGCGCAGCTCGAATTCACGGCGCTGGAATCGAAGGATTCGCTTAAGTTGCCTGAACTTTCGGTCAATGGGGAATGGCTTACGAGCAACGATATGCCTGTTATTGCGGATTACTACGGCTTCCATTATTACCTTCCGTATGATTATTATCTCCCGAATGGGTTTGGCAACCCGGAAATTAAAGTTTATCTCGGCATGGGAAGAGATGTCAACGTACTCAACCACGATTCTTCCGTTGCAGGTAACGTAAATTATGTGGAGGGGATTGACGGCAAGGCAGTGCTCCTGGAACCGGGCCAGTTTATCGATCTCGACACGCTTGACCCCACGGGTGGCAACTTCACGCTTTCGCTTTGGACTAAGTGGGGTGGCCCCAACGGCGAGCACCAGGTGCTGTTCTGCCAGCGAGCTTATTGGAGTGATTCTACATCGCGATTCCAGTGGCATTATGAGGTGAAGAGCGGAACATTTGCCGTAATGAAGGGTATGCCGGACTACCCTGGGGCGGTGTATTTCGGGGATTCAACATCCGTGCCTGTCGGGGAGTGGGCTTTCCTTGTGCTCGTTTCCAAGAATCACATGGTGAGCATGTATGTGAACGGTAAAGCGGTAGCAATTGCGGGTTCCGATGGAACTGAATTTGCAGGGGAATTTGTGCCGAACGAGCTGAATCGTAACGTCCCCTTCCGCATCGGTGGCGATGAAATCGAGACTGAAACCTGGAATGGTGTGATTGACGAAGTTCGCGTTGAATCAATCGCCCGTAGCCCAGAATGGATCAATGCCATGTATGGGCGGCTGAAGCCTTAAAGTGTGCGCGAAGCGTCAATTTTGCTTGCGCATGCTAACATGCTAATGCGCTGAGCTTAGAATTAACTTCATCGAAAAAAGCACCCAAGCCGAGAGTCGCGGGCAAGCTTGCTTGCCCATGACCGAGGCGCAGTGCTTAGAATTGACTTTGTCAATAAAAAGCACCTCGACGTTTGCCGAGGTGCTTGATTATTTGGATCGATGAGAACAGTTAAAATAAAACCCTGTATGGAATTTGCTTTTCGAAGCGGCGGCCTTTGAGGTCGTGGAACGTGTTCTTGCGCATTTGAGGCACGTTGCGGAATGTGTGGGCTTCTCGGAAAGCATCTCGAATTGCCGTTGTGGAATCTTGCGCTGTCTTGCTAGAGTCTTGTGCCGTTTCGCTGGAGTCTCGCGGCTGTTCCGGCGGCTCGCTTGCGTTTGCGGACTTTTCGACGAGTATTTCTACGCGGCCTGTGTATTCAGTGTTGTCGTTTCCTTTGACGGTGTACTTGAACGAGGCAAGTCCCTTGTAATTCTTGTCGGGGGTGAATCTTGCGGTGTAGCCATCTTTCTGCAATTCGACGGAGGCGTTTTCTGCGGCAGATACACTGTAGGTGGGTTTGACGCTTTGGAATCCGCGAGTGATTGTACGCAGGTCAAAATCGAGCGTCCCGTTGCCTTCGACTTGTGCATGCATGGCACCGAGCCAGTTGATGTATTTTTCAATGCGCACATAGCCGTCGTCTTCCTTGACCATGGCGTCGTCTTTGGCGGTGTCGTAGCCCATCGCATTTTCGAAGTAGTCGGGCATTCCGTCCTTGTCGCTATCTGTGGCGGGTTTGCCGGCAATGACTTCACCCCAGCCGTTGTTGGTCTTGAGGCCCATAGCGCCTACGGATTTTACGAGCGTGCCTTCCTTGCCGAGCGTGCCGACCTGGTGCCAGATAAGCGAATCAATGTCGTCGTAGGGGAGGACGCCACTTTGCGAGGTCACGTAGCGCCAGGCGCTTGCCGCACTCATTATCGGGCCCTTTGTCGTGAGCTCGTTCCACGGATTTTTCAGTTCTTCGCCAGGTCCCTGGTAGTAATAAATGCTTGTTGGCCCGCCATTGAGCACTCCGTCGCGGTTCTTGTCGATTAGGTTTCCGTTTGCGTAAATGCTCTGGTTTTTATCGACCTGAAACCACTCGTTTTTGCCTTCTGGACCATAGACAAAGTAGTTGTTCACGATGTCGTGCTTGAATTTTGCACTAGTGTGTGTCGTGTAGCCCGCTTCGAAGTTGTAAAGGATGTTGTTGACGAAAATGTCGTTAATCTTGTCGAGCGGGTTTCTGTTGTGCGTATTCACGAAGGCGTTGTAGTACCAGGCCCAAGTACCGTCAATGGATTCGATGTGGGCGCCGAACTGCTGGCCAATCGGGTTTGCAATGAGCGAATTCTGCACAGTGATGCCTGTGACACGGTAATCTGCGTTGTCCGAGGAGCCTCCGAAGTTATTCCACGGAGCAAGTTCTACCGAGCAATGGTCCACGATGACGTTTTTGGCATCGTAGAGGTTGAGCGCGTCGTCTTTGGTGCTTGCCGTATTTTCTCCAGGTCGGATGCGCAAGTAACGGATGATGATATTGCTCTGCTTGCCTGTCGAAAGTTTTCCGCCGTGAATGGCGATACCTTCGCCCGGGGCTGTCTGCCCGGCAATAGTGATGTTCGACTTGATCGAAACGGCAGTTTTGATATTGATGATGCCGCCAACGTCAAAAACGACAATGCGGTTCCCTTGACTGACTGCATCCCGGAACGAGCCTTCGCCCGAATCGTTCAAGTTTGTCACGTGGTAAACGGTACCCGCGCGACCTCCCGTCACGTTTGCGCCGAATCCGAGAGCTTCAGGAAACGCGAGCGGCTCGGCACTCGCTCCTATACACCAAAACATTGATAAGCTGAGTGCCGAAACCGCGAATTTTCGCTTAAAACCAAAATAATATCCCATAAACAACCCCTATATTGCAATATACTGCAAAAATAGTTTTGTTTTGGTGAAATCAGCCTGCCATTATTATAAATGGTTGTCTATAGACAACGCCAATGTTTTTCAGTTTTCTACTTCCTACTTCCTACTGTCTACTGTCTACTGTCTACCGCCTACTAACTACTAATCCCCACTTGACCCCTTTTATGCGTTTTACTACATTTGTGCCACTTTGAGAATAAATATCGCACAAAAACTTACTGATTCCGAAGACCAACGAGTGGTCTGGTCCCATGCCGACGCTCCTGAAATCTTCGACGAACTGCACCTCAAGGGCGATCTGGTAGCCGAGGTGCTGGTTAGCCCCGAAGGCAACGGCAAGTGCCTTGTGACCGGTACTATCTCTGGAGTGCAAACACTCACTTGTGTCCGCAGCCTGGATCTTTTTGACCGTCCGTTCGAAACCGAGATTGTTGTCGAGGTGGAACGCGGAGCATGCGCTGCACAGGAACTTCATGACGACGACGATGATGTTTTCGCCTACACGATTCCGCAGACACAGGACTTCGTAGATGTTTCCGAGTGCGTCCGACAGCTGGTGACCCTACAGGAACCCATTGCGCCCGTGAAAAATCCTGACGAAGATTTTATCTTTGTAACAAACAATCAAGCTGGCGATGGTGCCGATGCTGAAAAGCCGCTCGACCCCCGCTGGGAAAAACTCAAAGCTCTTAAGAGCAAAATGGAAAACAGGAGTTAAAAATGGCAGTACCTAAGAGAAAAACTTCGACCGCTCGTCGTGACAAGCGCCGCACCCACTGGAAGATGGAAGTGCCGGCTATGGCTACTTGCGATCATTGTGGTTCCGTGAAGCGTCCGCATCGCGTGTGCCCGGTTTGCGGCTTCTACAACGGTGTGGAAGTTGTTGACATGAAGGGTGCCGAAGCTTAATCTAGGAGGAATCCGTGATCAAAGTTGCACTGGATGCCATGGGTGGCGATTACGCCCCGAGTGTTTGCATTGAAGGCGCCGTTAGCGCAGTCAAGAAAAACCCCAATATTCATGTGGTTCTCTGCGGACCGGAGGCCGAGGTCAAGGCTTCTCTCGAGAAGCTTGGTTACACCGGCAATCAGATTTCCGTAGTTGATGCTCCGGACCTCGTGGCTATGGATGAACATCCTGTCATGGTGGTCAAGAAGAAGCAGCATTCTGGCTTGGTGACTTGCGTTGCCTTGCAGAAGAAAGGTCTTGTGGACGCTTCCGTCAGTGCCGGTAACTCTGGCGCAATGATGGCTAGCTGCCTCATGATTCTCGGTAAGACTTGCGACGAGTTCTCCCGTCCGCCTATCGGGGTTGCTCTTCCGACAAAGGATCGCCGCATTGTGTTGGTCGATGGCGGTGCAAACGTTGATGAACGCGCTTCCACTCTCGTTGACTTTGCCATTGCAGGTTCTGCATTCGCCGAAGCTTACCTCGGAATCGAAAATCCGAAGGTTGGCCTCTTGAACATGGGCGAAGAAGAACACAAGGGTCCGGCGGTTCTCCAGGAAACATACCAGCTCCTCAAGTCCGCTCCGGTTAACTTTATGGGTAACATCGAAGGTCGTGACCTCATTGCAGGTAAGGCCGACGTTGTTGCGACTTCTGGCTATACGGGTAACGTTGTGCTCAAGCTCCTGGAAGGCTTCTTCGAAATGCACCAGGAAATGTTCGGCACGATCGACACTCCGGCTGGCAAGCGTTTCTCCGAAATGTGGGACTATCGCGCTACGGGTGGCGCCTTGTTGCTTGGCCTCAATGGCATTGGCATCATCGCTCATGGCCGTTCCGATGCTCTCGCTATCGAAAAGGCTGTTGAAGTGGCTGCCAAGTATGCCGAAGCCGACGTTGCCAACAAGGTAAACGCACGCCTCGCCGCAATCAAGTCCGAGGAAGCTCCTAAAGCATAGCTTTTGTCTGCATTAAGACTTTAGTTGCAATTAGACGGATCTAGTGAACGCTAGGTCCGTTTCTTTTTTGGTTCTTGGTCAATGGTCAATAGTTGTTAGTTTGAAACGCAGGTTTGTTTTTTTGCATTCTATTCAAAGAGCATAGACTAATGACCAATGACTATTGACTGTACTCTAAACATCCTTCTGAAACTTTTTTTATCTTGAATAACAAATAAATATGCTTTGGACGAACCGTCTGGCACCGGTGGTGTGACGGCTATTCTAAGCTTAAATCATTTGTATTCACCCATGACACTTAATGTCATACAGGAGGTCAATTTATAATGCCTACGAAGTCTATTGTGACTGGCGCATCTCGCGGTATCGGTCTTGCCATTGCAAGAGAACTTGCTGCTCGCGGCTCTGACGTTGTTCTTATTTCCCGTGGTGGCTGCCCGGAACAGGCCGAAGCTATCGCCAAGGAATTCGGCGTCAAGACGTTCACGTTCGCATGCGACGTGAGCAACTCCGACTCTGTGAAGGACGCTTTCAAACAAGCTATCGACGCACTGGGTGGCGTGGACTGCCTCGTGAACAACGCTGGCATCACCCGTGACGGCCTCGTACTTCGTATGAAGGACGAAGATTTCGATAACGTTATCGCAACGGACCTCCGCTCGACGTTCCTTTGCACCAGAGCCGTCCTCAGGACCATGATGGGCGCCCGCAAAGGCAGCATCGTGAACATTGCAAGCTTGAACGGTATCAGAACTCAGGCTGGCCAGGCCAACTACGCCGCTGCTAAGGCTGGCGTGATCGGCATGACCAAGTCCAACTCCATGGAATTCGGTTCTCGCGGTATTACCGTGAACGCTGTCGCTCCGGGATTCATCGATACGAACATGACCGCCGCTATGAGTGAAGAAACTCGTGCAAAATATGCCGCCCAGATTCCGCTTGGCCGCCTCGGTCAGCCGGAAGATGTCGCCAAGGCAGTCGCATTTTTGGCCTCCGACGATGCCAAATACATTACCGGACAGGTAATTGGTGTCGATGGGGGCTTGAACGCTTAACAACATTTTATTAAATTTGGACAAAACTTTTTCCCATGGAGAAAAAAATGAACGAAGAAATTTTCAAGAAGGTCACGGACGTGATCGTTGCTAAGTTGGAAGTCAAGGCTGAAGATGTCAAGCCCGAATCTGAATTCGGTAATGACCTCGGTGCAGACTCCCTGGACCGTGTTGAACTCGTGATGGCTCTCGAAGACGAATTCGATGTCGAAATCCTCGATTCCGACGCTGAAAAGTTCCAGAAGGTTTCTGACGTTGTTGCTTTCCTCGAAGCACACAAGAAGTAATCTAGTTTTACTTTAGCCCGCATCCGTTGGGCAAAGAAAGAGCTTTGGGTCCCCGGTTTCGCCGGGGATTCTTTTTTTTAGTCGTTAGTTATTAGTCAGTAGTCATTAGTAGTTAGTCATTAGTCAGTAGTTGTTGCTAATAACCAATGACCATTGACTAATGACCAATAACCAAATACTACATTTCATCTTGCATTTTAAACTATTAAGGAGATTCTGTTGGAAGAACAAAACTTGCTCCACAAGATTCTTAAACTCTGGTTTCGCCAGAAGTCCGGTGACGGGCTTGAGGCTAAGCTTGGGTACAGATTCCGCGATCCAGAACTGCTGGCTCATGCACTCGTTCACCGCTCGTTCCTCGTCGGGAAAGATGTCCCGTACGCAAGCAACAACGAGCGCCTAGAATTTCTAGGCGATTCCGTCCTCAACATGCTTACGACGGAATTCCTGTACAGAACTTATCCGAGCGATCCGGAGGGCGAGCTCTCCAAGCGCAAGAGCGCGATAGTCTCGGGACACGCCTGCGCCCAATCGTCCAAGGAATGGGACTTGAGCGAATATGTGAAAATCGGAAAGTCCGAAGCCAAGATGGGCGGTCGCGGCAAGGAAAGCATTCTCGCTGATGCCTATGAAGCTGTGCTTGGCGCCGTCTATCTCGATGGCGGTCTCGAAGAAGTCCGTGCCATTTTGAACAAGTTCCATTTCCCGCGCGTGCAAGAAATCATCAGCGCAACCGACTTCGTGAACTACAAGAGCGAACTTCTGGAATTTTGCCAGGGCAAATTGCGCTGCTCTCCGGAGTACGTGATTGTTGGCGAAGAAGGTCCGGAACACCAGAAGGTGTTTACGGTCGAAGTGGTCGTGAACGGCAAAGCGTATGCTCGCGGTCAAGGCCCGAACAAGAAAAAGGCGGAACAGGAAGCCTCCCGCCTGTCGCTTGAAACGCTCAAGGCAGAAGCTGCCGAAGCCGATGCTAAAAAAGCCGCCGCTCCCAAAGTCAAACAACCCGCGCACCATATCGGATTGCCGTGATAAGAACTTAGATCTTAGAACTTAGAGCTTAGAAAAAGTCTAAGTTCTACCAACTAAGTTCTGCCAACTGCGGCGAAGCCGCTATTTTATCTATCTTGTCTTACATGAATACATTCTCCCTCCGCTCTTTACTTGCCGTCCCGATGGCGGCTGCACTCGCCTTTGCTCTTGCCGCCTGCAATGAATCCGGCGATTCCAAATCCGGCCAATCTTCGAAAAAAGGCGCCGCCGTTTCCGAAGCCGATTGCCCGATTCTCCCGCTCGATTCTACGGCAACAGGCGAGTTCGACCCGATTGCCTCCAAGGAAGCCCGCGCTTGCGGTTCTATCACGCTTTGGGGCTCCGCCATGCCGAAGTCTTTCAACATGTGGGAAGACTACAATAGCTTCTCTGCTGAGCTCATGAACATGATGTTCGAACCGCTCGTGAGCCTGCATACCACCGAAGACCGCGAAGTCGGTATTCTTGCGGACAAGTGGGAAGTCTCCGAAGACGGCAAGACGTTCACGTT
It contains:
- the rnc gene encoding ribonuclease III, yielding MEEQNLLHKILKLWFRQKSGDGLEAKLGYRFRDPELLAHALVHRSFLVGKDVPYASNNERLEFLGDSVLNMLTTEFLYRTYPSDPEGELSKRKSAIVSGHACAQSSKEWDLSEYVKIGKSEAKMGGRGKESILADAYEAVLGAVYLDGGLEEVRAILNKFHFPRVQEIISATDFVNYKSELLEFCQGKLRCSPEYVIVGEEGPEHQKVFTVEVVVNGKAYARGQGPNKKKAEQEASRLSLETLKAEAAEADAKKAAAPKVKQPAHHIGLP
- the acpP gene encoding acyl carrier protein, with amino-acid sequence MNEEIFKKVTDVIVAKLEVKAEDVKPESEFGNDLGADSLDRVELVMALEDEFDVEILDSDAEKFQKVSDVVAFLEAHKK
- a CDS encoding TIGR02147 family protein is translated as MCIALEHLFDYDDFRKFLQDYFEEQKKMRSVFSHRFFAAKAGFSSSSYCLNVIRGRFNLTPKSIEKISKAMEFEPLQKTYFEALVQYNQAQQVDERENAWNKIVQIRKQIEFTHVTTREQGYFEKWYYPIVRELAVSSDWKGDYRVLARSVVPQITTDEARDAVKMLLEWGLLKKEGERYVETSQMLDASEIPPMALRRIRHEYMQHAMGAVESMPKNERFAAFTTLAMSEKSYNYAVEVLEEARKKIIARAANDSEVERVYEMMLVAFPMSKKIGKEAENEK
- the rpmF gene encoding 50S ribosomal protein L32, which codes for MAVPKRKTSTARRDKRRTHWKMEVPAMATCDHCGSVKRPHRVCPVCGFYNGVEVVDMKGAEA
- the plsX gene encoding phosphate acyltransferase PlsX, with the protein product MIKVALDAMGGDYAPSVCIEGAVSAVKKNPNIHVVLCGPEAEVKASLEKLGYTGNQISVVDAPDLVAMDEHPVMVVKKKQHSGLVTCVALQKKGLVDASVSAGNSGAMMASCLMILGKTCDEFSRPPIGVALPTKDRRIVLVDGGANVDERASTLVDFAIAGSAFAEAYLGIENPKVGLLNMGEEEHKGPAVLQETYQLLKSAPVNFMGNIEGRDLIAGKADVVATSGYTGNVVLKLLEGFFEMHQEMFGTIDTPAGKRFSEMWDYRATGGALLLGLNGIGIIAHGRSDALAIEKAVEVAAKYAEADVANKVNARLAAIKSEEAPKA
- a CDS encoding Ig-like domain-containing protein, coding for MFWCIGASAEPLAFPEALGFGANVTGGRAGTVYHVTNLNDSGEGSFRDAVSQGNRIVVFDVGGIINIKTAVSIKSNITIAGQTAPGEGIAIHGGKLSTGKQSNIIIRYLRIRPGENTASTKDDALNLYDAKNVIVDHCSVELAPWNNFGGSSDNADYRVTGITVQNSLIANPIGQQFGAHIESIDGTWAWYYNAFVNTHNRNPLDKINDIFVNNILYNFEAGYTTHTSAKFKHDIVNNYFVYGPEGKNEWFQVDKNQSIYANGNLIDKNRDGVLNGGPTSIYYYQGPGEELKNPWNELTTKGPIMSAASAWRYVTSQSGVLPYDDIDSLIWHQVGTLGKEGTLVKSVGAMGLKTNNGWGEVIAGKPATDSDKDGMPDYFENAMGYDTAKDDAMVKEDDGYVRIEKYINWLGAMHAQVEGNGTLDFDLRTITRGFQSVKPTYSVSAAENASVELQKDGYTARFTPDKNYKGLASFKYTVKGNDNTEYTGRVEILVEKSANASEPPEQPRDSSETAQDSSKTAQDSTTAIRDAFREAHTFRNVPQMRKNTFHDLKGRRFEKQIPYRVLF
- a CDS encoding LamG domain-containing protein encodes the protein MKNRRVYPKLSRNCAACVMSLAFSLTFLACSDSDDVAGGVTDIGNSIADLSDTLRYSGVVQDLQGRAVPAARVVAYLDNSKEIVDSLETVADSTGFFKLGPISRISAKGSPRFYAESKGLSGLRGDGLSDVRLDTICIAAHKTLSGKIADATSGYMRIQGTHLRSPISEDGSFAFDSIPAGYRMDLVYVRGDSAIAQLEFTALESKDSLKLPELSVNGEWLTSNDMPVIADYYGFHYYLPYDYYLPNGFGNPEIKVYLGMGRDVNVLNHDSSVAGNVNYVEGIDGKAVLLEPGQFIDLDTLDPTGGNFTLSLWTKWGGPNGEHQVLFCQRAYWSDSTSRFQWHYEVKSGTFAVMKGMPDYPGAVYFGDSTSVPVGEWAFLVLVSKNHMVSMYVNGKAVAIAGSDGTEFAGEFVPNELNRNVPFRIGGDEIETETWNGVIDEVRVESIARSPEWINAMYGRLKP
- a CDS encoding YceD family protein, yielding MRINIAQKLTDSEDQRVVWSHADAPEIFDELHLKGDLVAEVLVSPEGNGKCLVTGTISGVQTLTCVRSLDLFDRPFETEIVVEVERGACAAQELHDDDDDVFAYTIPQTQDFVDVSECVRQLVTLQEPIAPVKNPDEDFIFVTNNQAGDGADAEKPLDPRWEKLKALKSKMENRS
- the fabG gene encoding 3-oxoacyl-[acyl-carrier-protein] reductase, with the protein product MPTKSIVTGASRGIGLAIARELAARGSDVVLISRGGCPEQAEAIAKEFGVKTFTFACDVSNSDSVKDAFKQAIDALGGVDCLVNNAGITRDGLVLRMKDEDFDNVIATDLRSTFLCTRAVLRTMMGARKGSIVNIASLNGIRTQAGQANYAAAKAGVIGMTKSNSMEFGSRGITVNAVAPGFIDTNMTAAMSEETRAKYAAQIPLGRLGQPEDVAKAVAFLASDDAKYITGQVIGVDGGLNA
- a CDS encoding DUF4859 domain-containing protein, encoding MQKSCLGWIPGTALTFALSINVYAAPGDAYTWPGYRSDLDYDTKSNLGEIKPPTKFNNNCSGVTGKKAGKWWAFYWGKDRDSRITDVTIDSILKKYDTDFEYLYNEMGWAPDAQAQEGQYSAIYYYGSGTCAGGAKTDTTGGWQTWVAGYTAVAASFYPLYSFNTSCPYHDRVAQMDAMIHEGIHSMTNGYPGAKDAHWFQEAGNTWIQQDMFSHRDGVYSGMGFLNAATVIAPFMPIETYSGWLIDGTFGGPGGGADGGGVTGKNQRYLLGGSQYSNIFPTFIGTWIGTGAVRWIYGNAYGKTKYLLETYGLDKGLGDAGVRRLITEFRARLAMLDMKKWSGEIKNLLNQHFGSDTYWEQDMWDNNRKSYTWTMTPYQTVTESNGYLVPNQETTPGWSGSNVVPLKVQNGAKEVSVSFYPNGANSNNKNMNFLLCYRATDGTPVYSEPITGEGSATLRLDKTPSSTNGSQMVFAVVVNTDYQYTGNAGIRKLHYDYKLKPEAGVSGAGAANVKYYNDFKLDYKWPEIGDAPTSSSSSVSPESSSSSEMPASSSSSAKIVTDGATSYTITVTLPIDDNYATISAKFDISEVAKKLGLTTATLTQAQFFALESDGNIVTNSTANTPGHWFSKDGKVVEWGETAYVFSEADLANGTLAIGHYPNRVSNGEKYSFTQGLSYNGKTVLFKVTISITNETGSDESGKTTALMYGLDKVSTHMNLALHHGYLEISYTLPHRDNVKISLFNGFGALLAQEITGMQNAGSHTRSLNMSQMPRGTYIVKITTGSYREAKSISIFR